A window of the Desulfobacula toluolica Tol2 genome harbors these coding sequences:
- a CDS encoding lytic transglycosylase domain-containing protein produces the protein MKASSVLVLFVMFFLFFHAPKAFARLEIDQRDYNQAWKNYLAGDSSKKPDRIYQYEDCFKKAAQENDLPFSLVLAVARGESFFNPKAMSKKSCYGIMQIQWPGTAKDMGITSLTDLMDPCKNIAAGAKYLRLLMNRYDDNIHLALAGYNHGPGAIGKNPSVDDIPEGAQWYSGYIHHHLEKILKKNVPAGKPIKITPGYPEQKLEIIAFNQPYRAKGFYDTIQARASSINLDWFRSGPGRFQVVMLYNSDAELNSGLQVLNDLGFKNN, from the coding sequence ATGAAGGCAAGTAGCGTACTGGTTCTTTTTGTCATGTTTTTTTTATTTTTCCATGCGCCCAAAGCATTTGCCCGTCTGGAAATTGATCAAAGGGATTATAATCAAGCCTGGAAAAATTATCTGGCCGGGGACAGCAGTAAAAAACCGGATAGAATCTACCAGTATGAAGATTGTTTTAAAAAAGCGGCTCAAGAGAATGATCTGCCTTTCTCCCTTGTTCTTGCAGTGGCAAGAGGCGAGTCTTTTTTTAATCCCAAAGCCATGTCAAAAAAAAGCTGTTATGGAATTATGCAGATTCAATGGCCCGGTACGGCAAAGGATATGGGCATTACATCACTGACAGACCTTATGGACCCATGCAAAAATATTGCTGCAGGTGCAAAGTATCTGCGCCTGCTAATGAACCGGTATGATGATAATATCCACCTGGCACTGGCAGGTTACAACCATGGTCCCGGAGCCATTGGAAAAAATCCTTCCGTGGATGATATCCCAGAAGGGGCCCAATGGTACAGCGGCTATATCCACCATCACCTTGAAAAAATATTGAAAAAAAACGTTCCAGCGGGAAAACCCATAAAAATTACACCTGGTTATCCGGAACAGAAATTGGAAATCATCGCCTTTAACCAGCCTTACCGGGCTAAAGGATTTTATGATACCATCCAGGCCAGGGCATCGTCCATTAATCTGGACTGGTTCCGATCTGGCCCGGGACGGTTTCAGGTGGTCATGCTTTACAACAGCGATGCTGAGCTGAATAGCGGCCTTCAGGTTTTGAATGACCTTGGATTTAAAAATAATTGA
- a CDS encoding anti-sigma factor — protein MNKWIKKIFASYKENLSPPADCDITDEEMAAFIDGRIYDADRDKIIYHLNRCQKCSDLLDNTLTDLELENSKIKKTHMGRMKPLYSLAASILLMIIVGGGLFYNHSRKIGNPDILNFTILLDSEIKALLLENSEVKWHTPARIQNLQSILQSKGMEVGELNGVVMESAYFKTKSFFKVEEEVVIRIEKGIAYIKVKKRDPSF, from the coding sequence ATGAATAAATGGATAAAAAAAATATTTGCTTCATACAAGGAAAATTTATCACCACCTGCTGACTGTGATATTACGGACGAAGAGATGGCGGCTTTTATTGACGGCCGTATATATGACGCAGATCGAGATAAGATTATTTATCACCTTAACCGGTGTCAAAAGTGCAGTGACCTGCTGGACAATACTCTTACAGACCTTGAACTTGAGAATAGCAAAATAAAAAAAACACACATGGGGCGTATGAAACCGCTGTATTCCCTTGCAGCATCAATTCTTTTGATGATCATCGTGGGAGGGGGCTTGTTCTATAACCATTCAAGGAAAATTGGAAATCCTGATATTCTTAATTTTACTATTCTTCTGGACAGTGAAATTAAGGCTTTGCTGCTGGAAAACAGTGAGGTGAAATGGCATACGCCTGCTAGGATTCAAAATCTTCAATCCATTCTTCAATCAAAAGGAATGGAGGTGGGAGAACTCAATGGAGTGGTCATGGAGTCTGCGTACTTTAAGACCAAATCTTTTTTTAAGGTTGAAGAAGAAGTTGTAATCCGTATTGAAAAGGGGATTGCATATATCAAAGTAAAAAAAAGAGATCCCTCTTTCTGA
- a CDS encoding sigma-70 family RNA polymerase sigma factor, whose translation MSEPATELLSKKNIENIEKKCRYNFSDENESHECFNYIMDALKDNDYKRLRSFCNKSSPATYINVICNNLVIDFKRKKYGKRRFPAAVSKMGKWAEAVYRYVCWQKFTYDDAFDFLKADNLFSGTYEEYLHKIEPFGKVRCRENPQFVMLEKYYENFKKNNNPVKNNNLMNLNPLDQIIEQLELEQRTTALAVISKITSTLTENERFIIDKVYGSNMTLKSIARTLGITEAKMRTKRKELLLKYKQALHSKGIRKF comes from the coding sequence ATGAGTGAGCCAGCAACTGAGTTACTATCAAAAAAAAATATTGAAAATATTGAGAAAAAATGCCGGTATAATTTTTCAGATGAAAATGAAAGCCATGAATGTTTTAACTATATTATGGATGCGTTAAAAGACAATGATTATAAACGATTGAGGTCGTTTTGCAACAAAAGCAGTCCAGCAACATACATTAATGTGATTTGCAACAACCTGGTTATTGATTTTAAACGAAAAAAATATGGCAAAAGACGTTTTCCTGCAGCTGTGTCAAAAATGGGAAAATGGGCTGAAGCCGTGTACAGATATGTGTGTTGGCAAAAATTTACATATGATGATGCTTTTGATTTTCTCAAGGCGGATAATCTGTTTTCAGGTACTTATGAAGAATATTTGCATAAAATTGAACCCTTTGGCAAAGTTAGGTGCAGGGAGAATCCTCAATTTGTTATGCTTGAAAAATATTATGAAAATTTCAAAAAGAATAATAACCCTGTAAAAAATAACAATCTTATGAATTTGAATCCATTGGATCAGATAATTGAACAACTGGAATTGGAACAAAGAACGACAGCCCTTGCCGTTATATCGAAAATTACGTCAACCCTGACGGAAAATGAACGTTTCATCATTGATAAAGTGTATGGCAGCAATATGACCTTAAAAAGTATCGCACGGACACTTGGTATCACAGAGGCTAAAATGAGAACAAAGCGTAAAGAACTTTTATTAAAATATAAACAAGCGTTACATTCAAAAGGCATTAGAAAATTTTGA
- a CDS encoding SUMF1/EgtB/PvdO family nonheme iron enzyme, whose amino-acid sequence MKFFQSIFSMVIIALILACQSICFGQDNRSIIRHTSSLNHKSGKLGIYRALIIGIQNYDDPKIDDLKTPLNDAKAMAEILENRYGFKINRKTDLLLDKKATKKAIYNALRKITHTAKPEDSILIYYAGHGDIDRTLNDGWWIPVDAKGGDPFTYLDNTMVQKVMKNIKSKHVLLISDSCYSGTLFGRARAMPTVIDDKYYLNLYNEQSRWGMTSGNKTPVSDSGSRGHSVFAYQLIKKLEKNTRPYISTREIYTDIAPIIANNSDQSPLCNPIKGTGDMGGEFIFVAQGTTTITTPDVIVGSKGKLSIISDPEGADIFVGGKFKGRSPLDMDSIEPGDYRVKARLAGYDAIDKTVRVNSSRKAMVTFYFEKKETKGRLYVTTRPDGSIIKILNIKSGYVQGMELAAGQYTVRVSKTGYAPKTQTVRIAEGEGVDLYVELEKERVVSSEPGPGDTWTDPVTGMEFVWVPGGCFNMGQTQEEKQYLIKEVGKENYGKWYNDEVPRHEVCVDGFWMGKYEVTNGQYRRFKSGHDSKEYEGVNLNSSDQPLVMISWDYAKAFAKWLGREAGQSFVLPTEAQWEYAARGGTTTIRFWGDGPDQACRYANVHDVTSKKQFSNFTWLNHNCNDGFAAAAPVGSFLPNDFGLYDMLGNVWEWCEDVYDENAYSKHGRNNPVVISGGSSRVCRGGGWLGSPGGVRAAYRDGDSADSRLSGLGFRLCLPQVRQ is encoded by the coding sequence ATGAAATTTTTTCAGTCCATATTCTCCATGGTTATTATCGCACTCATACTTGCCTGCCAGAGCATCTGCTTTGGTCAGGACAACCGGTCTATTATCAGACATACCTCAAGCCTGAATCATAAAAGTGGAAAATTAGGTATTTATCGGGCGCTGATTATCGGTATCCAAAATTATGATGATCCCAAAATTGATGATTTAAAAACCCCGTTAAACGATGCAAAGGCAATGGCAGAGATTCTGGAAAACCGATATGGGTTTAAAATAAACAGGAAAACAGATCTGCTGCTGGATAAAAAAGCCACCAAAAAAGCCATTTATAATGCCTTAAGGAAAATTACCCATACAGCAAAGCCGGAAGACAGTATCCTTATTTATTATGCCGGTCACGGGGATATTGACAGGACGTTGAATGACGGCTGGTGGATACCTGTGGATGCCAAAGGCGGAGATCCCTTCACATACCTGGATAATACCATGGTTCAAAAAGTAATGAAGAACATAAAATCAAAGCATGTTCTGTTAATCTCGGATTCATGTTATTCCGGCACTCTTTTTGGCCGGGCCAGGGCCATGCCCACCGTGATAGATGATAAATATTACCTTAACCTGTACAATGAACAAAGCCGGTGGGGCATGACTTCGGGCAATAAAACCCCGGTTTCGGATTCCGGCAGCCGGGGGCATTCCGTATTTGCATATCAATTGATCAAAAAACTGGAAAAAAATACAAGACCCTATATTTCCACCCGGGAGATCTACACGGACATTGCACCGATCATAGCCAATAATTCAGATCAATCGCCTTTGTGTAATCCGATCAAGGGAACCGGAGACATGGGCGGGGAATTTATTTTTGTTGCTCAGGGAACCACCACGATTACCACACCTGATGTTATTGTTGGCAGCAAAGGCAAACTGAGCATTATATCCGATCCTGAAGGAGCGGACATTTTTGTTGGTGGCAAATTCAAAGGCAGATCCCCGCTGGATATGGACAGTATTGAGCCGGGCGATTACAGGGTCAAAGCAAGGCTTGCAGGATATGATGCCATTGACAAAACAGTGAGGGTGAACAGCAGTCGGAAAGCAATGGTGACCTTTTATTTTGAAAAGAAAGAAACCAAAGGAAGACTCTATGTCACCACCCGGCCCGACGGCAGCATCATCAAAATCCTTAACATCAAATCCGGGTATGTCCAGGGCATGGAACTTGCGGCAGGGCAATATACTGTACGGGTGTCAAAAACAGGGTATGCTCCTAAGACCCAAACCGTGCGGATTGCCGAAGGAGAAGGGGTGGATTTGTATGTTGAGCTTGAAAAAGAACGGGTGGTATCTTCGGAACCCGGTCCCGGTGACACTTGGACAGATCCTGTCACCGGTATGGAGTTTGTCTGGGTGCCGGGCGGGTGTTTCAATATGGGGCAGACCCAAGAGGAAAAGCAGTATTTGATAAAAGAAGTGGGCAAGGAAAATTATGGAAAATGGTATAATGATGAGGTTCCCCGCCATGAGGTCTGTGTGGACGGTTTCTGGATGGGAAAATATGAGGTGACCAATGGGCAATACCGGCGGTTTAAATCAGGTCATGACAGCAAAGAGTATGAAGGTGTTAATCTGAACAGCAGCGACCAGCCTTTAGTGATGATATCCTGGGATTATGCTAAAGCTTTTGCAAAGTGGTTGGGCCGGGAAGCAGGACAAAGCTTTGTTTTGCCCACCGAAGCCCAATGGGAGTATGCAGCCAGGGGCGGGACCACCACCATACGGTTCTGGGGGGATGGTCCTGACCAGGCATGCAGGTACGCTAATGTCCATGATGTGACCTCAAAAAAGCAATTTTCAAATTTTACCTGGCTGAATCACAATTGCAATGACGGGTTTGCAGCAGCAGCTCCTGTGGGTAGTTTTTTACCAAATGATTTCGGCCTTTATGACATGCTGGGCAATGTCTGGGAGTGGTGCGAAGATGTGTATGATGAAAATGCCTATTCAAAGCATGGCCGTAATAATCCTGTGGTGATTTCCGGTGGGTCTTCCCGCGTGTGCCGTGGCGGTGGCTGGCTCGGCAGCCCCGGGGGCGTGCGTGCGGCGTACCGTGACGGGGATTCTGCTGATAGCCGCCTCAGTGGCCTGGGTTTTCGGCTCTGTCTTCCCCAAGTCCGGCAGTAG
- a CDS encoding diacylglycerol kinase catalytic domain-containing protein, translated as MDREYENKIVLIVRETRLDDLILRYNTLGQAQFYIEHLGADFSDYLVEDKIYKSSVSRARQILTRFGRVQVLHRRFVPDFIFGNKDLIVVLGQDGLVANTMKYLDNQYVIGVNPDPERWDGVLLPFQVSDLEQIVLEVFAGKRPISTITMAKASLSDGQSLCAVNDFFIGAQTHVSARYTISINNRTEDHSSSGIIVSTGLGSSGWLKSILTGAAGITSAAGIKSAVAQSSLSFDSDLKCDWDTDHLYFSVREPFPSKTTSTDLVFGEITRQEPMILLSKMPGNGVIFSDGVENDYLKFNSGMTAKITLSDKCGHFIV; from the coding sequence ATGGACAGAGAATATGAAAACAAAATTGTTTTGATCGTCAGGGAAACCAGGCTGGACGATTTGATTCTTAGGTATAACACCCTTGGCCAGGCACAGTTTTATATTGAGCATCTCGGCGCAGATTTTTCCGATTATCTTGTTGAGGATAAAATTTATAAATCGTCTGTGTCCAGAGCCAGGCAAATATTAACCAGATTTGGGAGAGTCCAGGTTCTGCATCGCAGATTCGTTCCAGATTTTATTTTCGGAAACAAAGATTTGATCGTTGTTCTCGGACAGGATGGATTGGTGGCCAATACAATGAAGTATCTTGATAATCAGTATGTAATTGGTGTGAATCCAGATCCTGAAAGATGGGACGGTGTACTCCTGCCGTTTCAGGTATCTGATCTGGAACAGATTGTTTTAGAAGTTTTTGCAGGAAAAAGACCGATATCCACAATCACCATGGCCAAAGCCTCACTCAGTGACGGGCAATCACTATGTGCCGTCAATGATTTTTTTATCGGCGCACAAACCCATGTATCCGCCAGGTACACAATTTCGATCAACAACAGAACAGAGGATCACTCATCCAGCGGCATAATCGTTTCCACCGGTCTTGGTTCCAGCGGATGGCTTAAAAGTATTCTCACCGGTGCTGCGGGAATCACCAGTGCCGCAGGAATCAAAAGTGCAGTTGCTCAAAGCAGCCTGTCTTTCGATTCAGATCTCAAATGTGACTGGGACACTGATCACCTGTATTTTTCAGTCAGAGAACCCTTTCCAAGCAAAACTACGTCCACAGATCTTGTGTTTGGAGAAATTACCCGGCAGGAACCCATGATATTGCTTTCAAAAATGCCGGGTAACGGGGTCATTTTCAGTGATGGTGTTGAAAATGATTATCTTAAGTTCAATTCCGGTATGACCGCCAAAATCACTTTGTCGGACAAATGCGGTCATTTCATCGTTTGA
- a CDS encoding SPFH domain-containing protein, whose product MFGIKYIKAQPNTYFLQYKKGKIIREGTGISFFYFAPVSSLVSIPMASMDLSFIFNEVTSDFQDLCIQGDVTYRISEPRKLAQLLNFSLTPDTKSYMSEDPEKLSKKIINQIQVLTRSLIQLLPLKKALQASEELVDSVNKGLVQSDIIRQLGVEILSVSILSIRPNPETSKALEADAREKLLLAADEAIYHRRNASVEQERAIRENELNTEIAVENKKCRIREAKIDADRAVQEKRLLMKQDDIKSKITLEEKNQELVCLCVKNRKKEADAQAYGLDAVMKVCRQMDPEMIQALANIRMDPAQLIASAFQNLAKNAEKIGNLNIAPELLSELITPRTAQNG is encoded by the coding sequence ATGTTTGGCATCAAATATATCAAAGCCCAGCCCAACACGTATTTTCTACAATACAAAAAAGGGAAAATCATCAGAGAAGGGACAGGTATTTCGTTTTTTTATTTTGCACCGGTATCTTCCCTGGTTTCTATCCCTATGGCAAGTATGGATCTGTCTTTTATTTTCAACGAAGTCACCTCAGACTTTCAGGATCTTTGTATTCAGGGTGATGTCACCTACAGGATCAGTGAACCCAGGAAACTGGCTCAATTGCTCAACTTCAGCCTGACCCCTGACACCAAAAGCTATATGAGTGAAGACCCGGAAAAATTATCAAAAAAAATCATCAATCAAATTCAGGTATTAACACGTTCTCTCATACAGCTTTTGCCTCTGAAAAAGGCACTTCAGGCATCTGAAGAGCTTGTGGATTCTGTTAATAAGGGACTTGTTCAATCTGATATTATCAGGCAGCTTGGGGTTGAAATCCTTTCTGTATCCATTTTATCTATCCGGCCCAATCCGGAAACGTCAAAAGCATTGGAAGCAGATGCCAGAGAAAAACTGCTTCTTGCAGCAGATGAGGCCATATATCATCGCAGAAATGCTTCAGTAGAGCAGGAAAGAGCAATCAGGGAGAATGAGTTGAATACCGAAATTGCCGTTGAAAATAAAAAATGCCGGATCAGAGAAGCAAAGATCGATGCTGACCGGGCAGTTCAAGAAAAAAGGCTGTTGATGAAACAAGATGATATCAAGAGTAAAATTACCCTTGAAGAAAAAAATCAAGAACTGGTATGTCTTTGCGTAAAAAACAGAAAAAAGGAAGCTGATGCACAGGCTTACGGACTGGACGCTGTCATGAAAGTATGTCGACAAATGGATCCTGAAATGATTCAGGCTCTTGCGAATATCAGAATGGACCCGGCTCAATTGATCGCATCTGCGTTTCAAAATCTGGCAAAGAATGCAGAAAAGATTGGCAATTTGAATATTGCTCCGGAACTTCTGTCAGAGCTGATCACCCCCAGAACGGCACAAAACGGTTAA
- a CDS encoding NUDIX hydrolase, with protein sequence MTFVYKYARPALTADCVVFGLDNEDLKVLLIQRDLYPFAGEWALPGGFVTVGESVENTARRELAEETGLHDIFLEQLYTFSDPDRDPREHVITVAYFALVNLVEHQIHADTDARNAAWFEISDIPRLAFDHEKILNTAYERLQGKIRYQPIGFELLPKKFTLRQLQHLYEKILDRKLDKRNFRKKILKMGILKELDEIEKDVSHRAARLYRFNKKKYDTLKDQGFNFEI encoded by the coding sequence ATGACATTTGTCTATAAATATGCAAGACCGGCTCTTACAGCAGATTGTGTGGTTTTTGGTCTGGACAATGAAGATCTTAAAGTTTTGCTGATTCAAAGGGATCTGTATCCATTTGCCGGGGAATGGGCACTTCCCGGAGGATTTGTTACGGTTGGAGAGTCTGTTGAAAATACTGCTCGCCGAGAACTTGCCGAGGAAACAGGACTGCACGATATTTTTCTTGAGCAATTGTATACATTTTCAGATCCTGATCGTGATCCCCGTGAACATGTGATAACAGTGGCCTATTTCGCACTGGTTAACCTTGTTGAACACCAGATCCATGCTGATACAGATGCAAGAAATGCCGCCTGGTTTGAAATCAGCGATATCCCCAGGCTTGCATTTGATCATGAGAAAATTTTAAATACCGCCTATGAAAGGTTACAGGGAAAAATCAGATATCAACCAATCGGCTTTGAATTATTGCCCAAAAAATTTACTTTAAGGCAATTGCAGCACTTGTACGAAAAAATACTGGATCGAAAACTTGACAAGCGAAATTTTAGAAAAAAAATCCTGAAAATGGGAATCCTCAAAGAGCTTGATGAGATTGAAAAGGATGTTTCACACAGGGCGGCCAGATTATACCGGTTCAATAAAAAAAAATATGACACATTAAAAGACCAGGGATTTAACTTTGAAATTTAA
- the bamA gene encoding outer membrane protein assembly factor BamA, protein MGLNSNIALNLDSLALKISFVLMLMVCMTQNSLAQTKESLDLPGTVSKIDVRVKDILVKGAFPVFKKEVLQVMTISPGDEFSQEVLDQQSSRVVVLFKNHGFIDPKVKVIAKKDLQDGHYIVSVYIEKGDFYRVERVMVHGNHSFSGIRLKLRTKTWQSSVLLGSATRFIEKEFNADVKNLIRFYREKGFADVTVSGRIQKNDQSKTVDLKFDINEGPVYKIRFDGNRQFWDHTLKQEMTLFKDGNKNNFAVKKSIRNIKKKYSQSGFPDAGIKTKITERKKDKKIFRDVTFQTDEGDQYIVSSISIKGNHGVDEKSIKQQILTKPSGFLTDGGYAPEVLEADINAIRVLYLRQGYTRARIQKTLKINDHLSQKDKKIKSLAIELVIDEGPRTRVGTVRFQGLSILKPEAAMQLLSLKPRKVYRNYMIENDENVLKKRISEMGYPHIRVKATVVFNEDLSLADLSYDVDEGPFVTIGQIFYTGNFRTKKEILNKEMTLSQGDPLSLKKLFESRQNMLDMNALNSVKFNTLGLKEKLDQVNLAIAVEEKVPKFVEFATGYDTQRHFYVNTTIGDHNFLGRNLAVETDAELSQIGHEVNVSLTEPRLFSSRISSTTKIAAQKREEFNTDFGIQSYSLSQIFYRQFLEKKLTANVGFQYDFREQYPTQSPSVSETETDNREYDSRHIFEISPSMTYRTTDSYVRPRKGVFSAVYMDISKGIENNLDDYIKYRLDARYYYTVFEPLTLAVRGWYGYIQTYGENKTVPEDQLFFLGGTTTVRGFDENLLLFDNTGTAVGGREAFLGSIEARYDLGLKFEVTLFYDVGRVQKTFDSVDSDDFRLSAGVGLRYMTPIGPVGLVYGWKINPLPGESSGCLHFSMGYTF, encoded by the coding sequence TTGGGGCTGAACTCAAATATCGCATTGAATTTAGATAGCCTTGCTTTAAAAATAAGTTTTGTATTGATGCTTATGGTGTGTATGACGCAAAACAGCTTGGCTCAGACAAAAGAAAGCTTGGATTTGCCCGGGACTGTCTCCAAAATAGATGTTCGGGTCAAAGATATTCTTGTTAAAGGTGCCTTTCCGGTTTTTAAAAAAGAAGTGCTTCAGGTCATGACAATTTCTCCTGGTGATGAATTTTCACAAGAGGTTCTGGATCAACAAAGCTCCAGAGTTGTCGTATTGTTTAAAAACCATGGGTTTATTGATCCAAAGGTGAAGGTGATCGCTAAAAAAGATCTTCAAGATGGTCATTATATTGTATCCGTATATATTGAAAAGGGGGATTTTTACAGGGTTGAAAGGGTCATGGTTCATGGCAATCACAGTTTTTCCGGTATCCGGTTGAAGTTGAGGACAAAAACATGGCAATCATCTGTTTTGCTGGGCAGTGCGACCCGTTTTATTGAAAAAGAGTTTAATGCTGATGTGAAAAATTTGATCCGGTTCTATCGTGAAAAGGGGTTTGCCGATGTGACGGTGTCAGGCAGGATTCAAAAAAATGATCAGTCAAAGACCGTGGATCTTAAGTTTGATATAAACGAAGGCCCGGTTTATAAAATCAGGTTTGATGGAAACCGTCAATTTTGGGATCATACCCTTAAACAAGAGATGACCCTTTTCAAAGACGGGAATAAGAATAATTTTGCCGTAAAAAAAAGTATTCGCAATATTAAAAAAAAATATTCGCAAAGCGGTTTTCCTGATGCTGGAATAAAAACAAAAATCACTGAAAGAAAAAAAGACAAAAAAATATTCCGGGATGTGACCTTTCAAACGGATGAGGGCGACCAATACATTGTTTCAAGCATCAGCATAAAAGGAAACCATGGGGTTGATGAAAAAAGTATTAAACAACAGATTCTTACCAAGCCTTCCGGGTTTTTGACGGATGGCGGCTATGCCCCTGAAGTCTTAGAGGCGGATATTAATGCCATCCGTGTGTTGTATCTAAGACAAGGATATACCCGTGCCCGGATCCAGAAAACATTGAAAATCAATGATCATTTGTCTCAGAAAGATAAAAAAATAAAATCTTTGGCAATAGAGCTTGTTATTGACGAAGGTCCGAGGACAAGAGTCGGAACAGTTCGTTTTCAGGGGCTTTCAATTCTCAAGCCTGAAGCGGCAATGCAGTTGCTCTCGCTCAAGCCGCGCAAGGTGTATCGCAACTATATGATTGAAAACGATGAAAATGTTTTGAAAAAAAGAATTTCCGAGATGGGGTATCCCCATATCCGGGTCAAGGCAACTGTGGTTTTTAATGAGGATCTTTCTTTGGCTGATCTTTCTTATGATGTGGATGAAGGACCTTTTGTAACCATTGGGCAGATTTTTTATACAGGCAATTTCAGAACAAAAAAAGAAATTCTCAACAAAGAGATGACCTTATCACAAGGAGACCCGCTTTCTTTGAAAAAACTTTTTGAGAGCAGGCAGAACATGCTGGACATGAACGCCTTGAACTCAGTGAAGTTCAATACACTTGGCCTGAAAGAAAAACTGGATCAAGTGAATCTTGCTATAGCGGTGGAAGAGAAAGTCCCCAAGTTTGTTGAATTTGCAACAGGCTATGACACGCAACGGCATTTTTATGTCAATACCACTATAGGGGATCATAATTTTCTGGGCAGAAATCTTGCGGTTGAAACAGATGCTGAATTAAGCCAGATCGGCCATGAAGTCAATGTTTCACTGACAGAACCACGGCTTTTTTCTTCCAGGATATCTTCCACCACAAAGATTGCTGCTCAGAAGCGCGAAGAATTTAATACTGATTTTGGCATACAAAGCTATAGCCTTTCCCAGATTTTTTACAGGCAGTTTCTTGAGAAAAAACTGACGGCCAATGTTGGATTTCAGTATGATTTTCGTGAACAATACCCGACACAATCACCTTCTGTGTCTGAAACTGAAACAGACAACCGGGAATATGATTCCAGGCATATCTTTGAGATAAGCCCCTCAATGACCTACCGTACCACTGACTCTTATGTTCGCCCCCGGAAAGGAGTTTTTTCAGCCGTGTACATGGATATCTCAAAGGGGATTGAAAACAACCTGGATGATTATATTAAATACCGCCTGGATGCCCGTTATTATTATACAGTGTTTGAGCCTCTGACCCTTGCCGTCAGGGGCTGGTACGGATATATCCAGACTTATGGGGAAAATAAGACCGTGCCTGAAGACCAACTTTTTTTCCTGGGCGGCACCACTACGGTAAGGGGGTTTGATGAAAATTTGCTGCTCTTTGACAACACCGGCACTGCCGTGGGTGGGCGCGAAGCCTTCCTGGGAAGTATTGAGGCAAGGTATGACCTGGGATTGAAGTTTGAAGTGACACTGTTTTATGATGTGGGGCGGGTGCAAAAAACTTTTGACAGCGTTGATTCAGATGATTTTCGTTTATCTGCCGGAGTGGGGCTTCGGTACATGACACCCATTGGGCCGGTAGGGCTTGTATACGGATGGAAAATCAATCCCCTGCCTGGTGAGAGCAGCGGCTGTCTTCACTTTTCCATGGGGTATACATTTTAA